The Actinomyces sp. oral taxon 414 genome has a segment encoding these proteins:
- a CDS encoding phosphoglycerate kinase yields the protein MKTIDSLGDLAGKRVLVRSDFNVPLDADKNITDDGRIQAALPTLRLLLDAGAKVIIVAHLGRPKGKVNPDYSLAPVAERLAEVTGVEVTLAPDTVGEGAKAAVAALKPGNIVLLENVRFNAAETSKDDAERAAFAAELAALADVFVSDGFGVVHRKQASVYDVAKLLPAAAGLLVRKEIEALSKAVKDPERPYTVVLGGSKVSDKLGVIANLLTKADRLLIGGGMAYTFLAAQGNEVGTSLLEKDQIDTVKGYLATAKERGVELLLPVDTVVAPEFAADAPATVVPSSAIPADQMGLDIGPQTRKLFADAIATSKTVVWNGPMGVFEFPAFAAGTKAVAQAISDSSAFSVIGGGDSAAAVRTLGFDVSTFSHISTGGGASLELLEGKTLPGIAVLEG from the coding sequence ATGAAGACCATCGACTCCCTGGGCGACCTGGCCGGCAAGCGCGTCCTGGTCCGCTCCGACTTCAACGTTCCGCTCGACGCCGACAAGAACATCACCGACGACGGCCGCATCCAGGCCGCCCTGCCCACCCTCAGGCTTCTTCTGGACGCCGGCGCCAAGGTGATCATTGTCGCCCACCTGGGCCGCCCCAAGGGCAAGGTCAACCCCGACTACTCGCTGGCCCCGGTGGCCGAGCGCCTGGCCGAGGTGACCGGCGTGGAGGTGACCCTGGCCCCCGACACCGTGGGCGAGGGCGCCAAGGCCGCCGTCGCCGCCCTCAAGCCCGGCAATATCGTCCTGCTGGAGAACGTGCGCTTCAACGCCGCCGAGACCTCCAAGGACGACGCCGAGCGCGCCGCCTTCGCGGCCGAACTGGCCGCCCTGGCCGACGTCTTCGTCTCCGACGGCTTCGGCGTGGTCCACCGCAAGCAGGCCTCCGTCTACGACGTCGCCAAGCTCCTGCCGGCCGCCGCGGGCCTGCTGGTGCGCAAGGAGATCGAGGCCCTGTCCAAGGCCGTGAAGGACCCCGAGCGCCCCTACACGGTGGTGCTGGGCGGCTCGAAGGTCTCCGACAAGCTCGGCGTCATCGCCAACCTCCTGACCAAGGCCGACCGCCTGCTCATCGGCGGCGGCATGGCCTACACCTTCCTGGCCGCCCAGGGCAACGAGGTGGGCACCTCCCTGCTGGAGAAGGACCAGATCGACACGGTCAAGGGGTACCTGGCCACCGCCAAGGAGCGCGGCGTCGAGCTCCTCCTGCCCGTGGACACGGTCGTCGCCCCGGAGTTCGCGGCCGACGCCCCGGCCACCGTCGTGCCCTCCAGCGCCATCCCGGCCGACCAGATGGGCCTGGACATCGGCCCCCAGACCCGCAAGCTGTTCGCCGACGCCATCGCCACCTCCAAGACGGTGGTGTGGAACGGCCCCATGGGCGTCTTCGAGTTCCCGGCCTTCGCCGCCGGCACCAAGGCCGTGGCCCAGGCCATCTCCGACTCGTCGGCCTTCAGTGTCATCGGCGGGGGCGACTCCGCCGCTGCGGTGCGCACCCTCGGCTTCGACGTGTCCACCTTCTCCCACATCTCCACCGGCGGGGGCGCCTCCCTCGAGCTCCTCGAGGGCAAGACGCTGCCGGGCATCGCCGTCCTGGAAGGCTGA
- the tpiA gene encoding triose-phosphate isomerase: MSNRIPLMAGNWKMNLDHLEANHLVQGLAMALADSDHDYAKCEVLVIPPFTDLRTVQTIVEADSLPLKYGAQDVSIHDNGAYTGEISTAMLAKLGCSHVVMGHSERREYHGESDQLVGAKARKVLDAGMTPILCCGEALEVRRAGTHVEFVLGQIRAALKGWDAKDVARIVIAYEPIWAIGTGETATAADAQEVCGAIRAALRADFGDATADATRILYGGSAKPGNIKELMAQADIDGALVGGASLKADSFAAMANFYA; the protein is encoded by the coding sequence ATGAGCAACCGCATCCCGCTCATGGCGGGCAACTGGAAGATGAACCTGGACCACCTCGAGGCCAACCACCTCGTCCAGGGGCTGGCCATGGCGCTGGCCGACTCCGACCACGACTACGCCAAGTGCGAGGTCCTGGTCATCCCGCCCTTCACGGACCTCCGCACCGTGCAGACGATCGTGGAGGCCGACTCGCTGCCCCTCAAGTACGGCGCCCAGGACGTGTCCATCCACGACAACGGCGCCTACACCGGCGAGATCTCCACGGCCATGCTCGCCAAGCTGGGCTGCAGCCACGTGGTCATGGGCCACTCCGAGCGCCGCGAGTACCACGGCGAGTCCGACCAGCTGGTGGGCGCCAAGGCCCGCAAGGTCCTGGACGCGGGCATGACCCCGATCCTGTGCTGCGGCGAGGCCCTGGAGGTGCGCCGGGCCGGCACGCACGTGGAGTTCGTGCTCGGCCAGATCCGCGCCGCCCTGAAGGGCTGGGACGCGAAGGACGTGGCCCGGATCGTCATCGCCTACGAGCCCATCTGGGCCATTGGCACCGGCGAGACGGCCACGGCCGCCGACGCCCAGGAGGTGTGCGGCGCCATCCGCGCCGCCCTGCGTGCCGACTTCGGCGACGCCACCGCCGACGCCACCCGCATCCTGTACGGCGGCAGCGCCAAGCCGGGCAATATCAAGGAGCTCATGGCCCAGGCCGACATCGACGGCGCGCTCGTGGGCGGCGCCTCGCTCAAGGCGGACTCCTTCGCGGCCATGGCGAACTTCTACGCCTGA
- the secG gene encoding preprotein translocase subunit SecG, with product MNILKIILEVLLVLSSFFLIMSVLLHKGKGGGLSDMFGGGISSSAGSSGVAERNLNRITVGVALVWTMTIIGLGLVLKATS from the coding sequence ATGAACATCCTGAAGATCATTCTCGAGGTCCTCCTCGTGCTCTCCAGCTTCTTCCTCATCATGTCCGTCCTGCTGCACAAGGGCAAGGGCGGCGGCCTGTCGGACATGTTCGGCGGGGGCATCTCCTCGTCCGCCGGCTCCTCCGGGGTGGCCGAGCGCAACCTCAACCGCATCACCGTCGGCGTGGCCCTGGTGTGGACCATGACCATTATCGGCCTCGGGCTGGTCCTGAAGGCCACGTCCTGA